GAGAGAGCCTGAGTCTGACGGTGCATGTGGATAACGTGGGAGCGGGCCACAAGATTCCCACGGGTGTGACCTATATCCGCAAGATGTGGCTGGAAGTGAAGGTGGAGGATGAGCAGGGCAACACGGTGTACCACTCCGGCTCTGTGGACGCGAAGAACCACGTTGATCCTGAAGCGGTATTCTACCGGCTGCTTTTTGAGGATGGGGAGGGAAACCTGACCGGCAAGAGCTGGCGAGCGGTGGGAATTGGTTATGACCGTCGCATCCCTGCCAATGGCAGGGACTCTGAAACCTATGCCATCAGGTTACCGGCGGAGCAGGGTGTCTATGAGACGACGGTGCGCCTGATGTATCGCTCCTTCTCCCAGGAGAGCCTCGACTTCCACGATGGCGCGGATGCGCCCCGCATTGAAAGTGTGGAGATGGCGCGAAGCACTCTCCGGATACCGCAATAATCACGGGATAACACCCCCGCACTTGCGGGGGTGTTGATATTTCTGGAGTTTATGTGGCCGGGGTCGAGCGGGTCTGCCGCCATCTGGACCACCAGCGGCGCAGGGGCGAACGGCTGTTTTTCAGGAGCGTTTCAATGGCGGGCATACTCTCCTGGGCAGCTCTATATCCTTTTTCGATGAGCGCCTTGTACTGGCTGAAATCAGCCCAGTTGATCTGGGCCACATCGGGCCGCAGAATCAGATCGGCCTGTTCCACCAGCAGGGTGTTGTAGTTGCTGAGGATGATATCACTGCTGCGGAAGACAACGCCGTAGCCACGTTCGGGAAAGGGCATGTCCAGGGATTTGCTTACATCCACGGCCACCACCGGGGCCGGGCTCATCTCCTTGGCCGGTGGAGTGGGCGTGAGGTAGGAGGCGGCGCCATCGATGAGCTTCATGCCGTCGTATTCCAGGGGAGTGAAGACGCCGGGAATGGCGGCACTGGCGGTGATGGCGGTGCGCACGGAACCGCTGCGAAAGAGTACCGGGGTGCCTTCCTCCAGGTCGGTTGCCACGGCGCAGAAGGGGATGGACAGATCCTCTATGTTTACATCATCGATGAGAAACTCCATGGCCTGCAGCAGGGCTGTGCTGGGTACAGTGCCAGCGCTGGTGAAGACCCGCGCCAGCTGCATGTTCTTGCGCAGCTGGCTGAACAGCAGGTCGAATCCCTTCTTCTGAATGCGGTCGCCGGACCTTGAATAGCTGTCCAGCCCGGTGCTGCGCATAAAATCGCTATTCACAAGCATTTCTATGCGTCTTTCCACTTCATTGGTATCCCGGTAGCAGGCGAACATGGCACCGATAACCGCGCCCATGCTGGTTCCCACCAGCAGCGAAGGTGTGATGCCAGCTTCCTCCAGGGCGCGCAGGACACCCAGATGGGCGATACCCCGTGCGCCGCCACCGCCCAGGGCCAGTGAAATACTCTGTTGCATGATCATTTTCCACCTGGTTTCAGGGTTACATCGGCAGCCAGCAGGTGCCAGAGGTGCCCCGTGTCATCTTTGAGCAGCAACGCGCCGTCGTGATCCATGCCCTGGACAACTCCTTCAATCGTGCGTTCCACCATGTGAGCCTGAATGCGTTTGCCTTCAATGGCGCAGCGCCTGCTCCAGTTGGCGGCGATGGGCGCGAAGCCTTCGCTGAGCAGGCCGCTGTAGCACTGTTCCAGAGACTCCAGGCAGGCGCGTACCACGCTGGCCAGGTGGAAGGTTTGGCTGCCGCAGATGCGCAGGGAGGTAGCAGTCTCTCCCAGCTCGGGCGGAAAGTCGTTCGCGTCGGTGTTGACGTTGATGCCGACTCCCAGGATCAGAAATTCCACCGAGTCCATTTCCGTACTCATCTCAGCCAGAATTCCCGCCACTTTGCGACCGTCGATGAGAATATCGTTGGGCCACTTGATATGCACGGATTTTCCGATGAGCCCTTCCAGGGCGGTGGCGATGGCCACGGCTGCCGTCTGGGCGATGCGCGGTGCATCGCTGGCGCTCATGCGGGGGCGCAGGATCAGGGAGAAACTGACACTGCTGCCACTGGGGGAAAACCAGGGACGCTGGCGACGACCGCGCCCCTGCACCTGATTGCCGGTGACCACCAGAGTGCCTTCTGCAGCTCCATCCATGGCCAGTTTGCGCGCATATTCATTGGTGGATTCCACGCTTTCCAGGCAGTAGATCTCTTCCTGGCCCAGCAGGCGGGTATGCAGGTTGTGGTGGATTTCGCTGGCCAGCAGGTGTGGCGAAGCAGCGCGGAACTGATAGCCCTTCTTGGGGGAGGACTCAATGGTGTAGCCGGCGCTGCGCAGGTGTCCGATATGCTTGTTGATAGCGGTGCGGCTGATGCCCAGCTGTCCGCTGAGCTCCTCTCCGGAAACCCACTGATCCTGGTGCTGCCACAGGTGCTGCAGAATATGATCCCGGGTGCTGGGCGTTTTCACGATACTCACCATTATTGTAAACTTGAATTATTTATAAGGTTGACGTATAAGGTTTTCATGGCGAATCATTGTGCGCATTGAGCTTGGCCTTTGTTCGCCATGGAAAAGAGCACAACACACGCAATCAGACCGGAGCTGCAATGTCCCACTCTATCACAAACTTTGCCCATGAGGAACTGCAGCACGTGAGCAGGCAGCACCTCTGGTATCCCTTTACCCAGATGCAGGAGCTGGAACGCGAGCCCATGGTGGTCATTGAGTCGGCACAGGGCTGCTGGCTGCAGGACACCTCGGGCAAGCGTTATCTCGACGCGGTGGGCTCTATCTGGACCAATGTCCATGGCCACTGCCATCCCCATATTGACGAAGCGCTGCGGCGGCAGCTTGACCGCGTGGCCCACTCCACCCTGCTGGGGCTCAGCAATGTGCCTGCCATTGAATGTGCCCGCAAGCTGATGGAGATCCTGCCGTCGGGTCTTGAACGGATATTCTACTCCGATAATGGTTCCACCGCCATGGAAGTCGCCCTGAAGATGGCCTTCCAGTATCACCAGCAGACGGGCCAGCCCCAGCGCACCCGTTTTCTGGCCCTCAGTGGAGCCTACCATGGTGACACCATCGGCTCAGT
This portion of the Desulfurispirillum indicum S5 genome encodes:
- a CDS encoding patatin-like phospholipase family protein, which encodes MQQSISLALGGGGARGIAHLGVLRALEEAGITPSLLVGTSMGAVIGAMFACYRDTNEVERRIEMLVNSDFMRSTGLDSYSRSGDRIQKKGFDLLFSQLRKNMQLARVFTSAGTVPSTALLQAMEFLIDDVNIEDLSIPFCAVATDLEEGTPVLFRSGSVRTAITASAAIPGVFTPLEYDGMKLIDGAASYLTPTPPAKEMSPAPVVAVDVSKSLDMPFPERGYGVVFRSSDIILSNYNTLLVEQADLILRPDVAQINWADFSQYKALIEKGYRAAQESMPAIETLLKNSRSPLRRWWSRWRQTRSTPAT
- a CDS encoding biotin--[acetyl-CoA-carboxylase] ligase encodes the protein MKTPSTRDHILQHLWQHQDQWVSGEELSGQLGISRTAINKHIGHLRSAGYTIESSPKKGYQFRAASPHLLASEIHHNLHTRLLGQEEIYCLESVESTNEYARKLAMDGAAEGTLVVTGNQVQGRGRRQRPWFSPSGSSVSFSLILRPRMSASDAPRIAQTAAVAIATALEGLIGKSVHIKWPNDILIDGRKVAGILAEMSTEMDSVEFLILGVGINVNTDANDFPPELGETATSLRICGSQTFHLASVVRACLESLEQCYSGLLSEGFAPIAANWSRRCAIEGKRIQAHMVERTIEGVVQGMDHDGALLLKDDTGHLWHLLAADVTLKPGGK